A section of the Flaviflexus equikiangi genome encodes:
- a CDS encoding Na+/H+ antiporter subunit A → MIQLLIAFVVVALAMPVVMRWLGRQGFFVAALVPLAGFVWTAAQGPDVLNGEYPQQTLTWVPELGLAGDFRLDTLSWIMALLVTGIGALVLIYSTRYFSRKASGLGRFAAFFVAFAGAMFGLVTTDNTLIMYTMWELTTVFSFLLIGHYRDRRASRRAAMEAIIVTTAGGLAMLGGIILLGERPGGSYSLTQLVEAGSSGLTEGASTGYVGTAIVLILLGALSKSAIFPFHFWLPAAMAAPTPTSAYLHAAAMVKAGIYLVARLAPGFADITAWQWTIIPAGLFTMVLGGYRALRQNDTKLVLAYGTVSQLGFMMVLVGYGNAGVALAGLAVLTSHALFKSCLFLCVGIVDWMTGTRDLRELSGVGRRRPILATAAGIAVLSMAGIPPFAGFVAKEAALHALTYGDGMDMVVAWVIVLGSVLTLAYGLRFWWGCFASKPGVEPTELKNRSGIILTPPVLLAGASLLLGLVPSWWESLLRGHADLSPGEPGHLTLWAGFGLPVVMTILIIVAGVLLFIARVPFEAAQRKLSIPFSAEGTYRRMIVGLENVASDVTARAQTGSQPMYLTAILSTAALAGTLSLVFGGTAVEMNYRWYDSVAQIPVVIIACGAAILAARARRRLKAVLLLSISGYCVALIYELHGAPDLALTQVLVETITLVVFVLVLRRLPSYFSNRPMATSRWFRAGLGVVVGLCVGAFAFFSANARIHVPVSADFASEAYDFGYGQNIVNVTLVDIRAWDTLGEISVVVSCAIGVASLLFIRDRKGRIDPLRNIAKPNTKYRVWRRGEDDERGRVLVQRGANHLGDYQVRAPGRNQRWLPGASTLAPQRRSVIFEVGTRLVYHTMLIGSLFLLFSGHNLPGGGFAGGLLAGIALTLRYLAGGRYELGAAMPVHPGVLMGAGLTTATVSGLFPIVLGGSTLQSAKFEFLLPVFGEVKFTTVIVFDIGVYLVVFGLVLEILRSLGAEVDRHGEVEGLDDDGSVTPTPQADRRKEAVTSREARESLS, encoded by the coding sequence ATGATTCAGTTACTCATTGCTTTCGTGGTGGTTGCTCTTGCAATGCCTGTAGTGATGAGGTGGCTGGGTCGGCAGGGCTTCTTTGTCGCCGCTCTCGTCCCTCTCGCTGGCTTCGTGTGGACAGCCGCCCAGGGCCCGGACGTGCTGAACGGGGAGTACCCGCAGCAGACGTTGACGTGGGTTCCGGAACTCGGCTTGGCGGGAGATTTCCGCCTCGACACGCTGTCGTGGATCATGGCGCTGCTCGTCACCGGCATCGGCGCACTCGTCCTCATCTATTCGACACGCTACTTCTCTCGCAAGGCGAGCGGCCTCGGCCGATTCGCGGCCTTCTTCGTGGCCTTCGCCGGCGCCATGTTCGGCCTCGTGACGACCGACAACACTCTCATCATGTACACGATGTGGGAGCTGACAACGGTCTTCTCCTTCCTCCTCATCGGCCACTATCGCGACCGTCGAGCATCGCGCCGTGCCGCCATGGAAGCCATCATCGTCACGACAGCGGGCGGCCTGGCCATGCTGGGCGGCATCATTCTCCTCGGTGAACGGCCGGGCGGATCCTATTCCCTCACCCAGCTCGTCGAGGCAGGCTCGTCCGGACTGACTGAGGGCGCGAGCACCGGCTATGTGGGAACGGCGATCGTTCTCATCCTCCTCGGTGCGCTCTCGAAGTCCGCGATCTTCCCCTTCCACTTCTGGCTGCCGGCGGCGATGGCGGCACCGACACCGACCTCGGCCTATCTTCACGCGGCGGCGATGGTGAAGGCCGGCATCTATCTTGTTGCCCGTCTCGCCCCCGGGTTCGCCGACATCACGGCCTGGCAGTGGACGATCATTCCCGCCGGGCTGTTCACCATGGTGTTGGGAGGCTACCGGGCACTGCGCCAGAACGACACGAAACTCGTCCTCGCCTACGGCACGGTCTCCCAGCTGGGCTTCATGATGGTGCTCGTCGGGTACGGCAACGCGGGCGTTGCCCTGGCAGGTCTTGCCGTTCTCACCTCCCACGCACTGTTCAAGTCCTGCCTGTTCCTCTGTGTCGGCATAGTCGACTGGATGACCGGCACGCGTGACCTGCGTGAACTGAGCGGGGTGGGACGCCGCCGCCCCATCCTAGCCACCGCCGCCGGCATCGCCGTCCTCTCCATGGCCGGCATCCCACCCTTTGCAGGGTTCGTCGCGAAGGAAGCCGCCCTCCATGCGCTCACCTACGGCGATGGAATGGACATGGTTGTCGCCTGGGTGATCGTCCTCGGCTCGGTCCTCACTCTCGCCTACGGCCTGCGGTTCTGGTGGGGCTGCTTCGCAAGCAAGCCCGGCGTTGAACCGACAGAGCTGAAGAATCGTTCCGGCATCATCCTCACGCCCCCCGTGCTCTTGGCGGGAGCCTCCCTCCTGCTCGGCCTCGTCCCCTCCTGGTGGGAGTCCCTCCTTCGCGGGCATGCGGACTTGAGCCCCGGCGAGCCGGGACATCTGACCCTCTGGGCAGGATTCGGTCTGCCGGTCGTCATGACGATCCTCATCATCGTTGCCGGTGTCCTGCTCTTTATCGCCCGCGTGCCGTTCGAGGCCGCCCAGCGGAAGCTGTCGATACCGTTCTCCGCGGAGGGAACATACCGCCGCATGATCGTGGGGCTCGAGAACGTGGCGAGCGACGTGACGGCACGTGCCCAGACCGGTTCCCAGCCCATGTACTTGACAGCCATTCTGTCCACGGCAGCGCTCGCCGGCACTCTTTCTCTTGTCTTCGGCGGCACAGCGGTCGAGATGAACTACCGCTGGTATGACTCCGTGGCCCAGATCCCCGTCGTCATCATCGCCTGCGGGGCCGCAATCCTTGCCGCTCGTGCGCGCCGGCGCCTCAAGGCGGTCCTTCTTCTCAGCATCTCCGGCTACTGCGTGGCTCTCATCTACGAACTGCACGGCGCCCCGGATTTGGCTCTCACCCAGGTCCTTGTCGAGACGATCACCCTTGTCGTGTTCGTGCTCGTCCTCCGACGCCTTCCCTCCTACTTCTCCAACCGGCCGATGGCGACGTCGCGGTGGTTCAGGGCGGGTCTCGGCGTGGTCGTCGGCCTGTGCGTCGGTGCGTTCGCGTTCTTCTCCGCCAATGCCCGCATCCACGTCCCCGTCTCTGCCGACTTCGCGAGCGAAGCCTACGACTTCGGGTACGGCCAGAACATCGTCAACGTGACGCTCGTCGATATTCGCGCCTGGGATACTCTCGGCGAGATCTCCGTCGTCGTCTCCTGCGCGATCGGCGTCGCGTCCCTCCTCTTCATTCGAGATCGCAAGGGCAGGATCGATCCGCTCCGCAACATTGCCAAGCCGAACACGAAGTACCGGGTGTGGCGCAGGGGAGAGGATGACGAGAGGGGCCGCGTTCTCGTCCAGCGGGGCGCCAACCATCTGGGCGATTACCAGGTGCGTGCACCGGGAAGGAACCAGCGGTGGCTGCCGGGTGCGAGCACGCTGGCGCCTCAACGCCGGTCCGTCATCTTCGAGGTGGGCACGAGGCTCGTCTATCACACGATGCTCATCGGTTCCCTCTTCCTCTTGTTCTCGGGCCACAACCTGCCGGGAGGCGGTTTCGCTGGCGGTCTCCTTGCCGGCATCGCCCTCACCCTGCGCTATCTCGCGGGCGGACGGTACGAGCTCGGGGCTGCCATGCCCGTCCATCCCGGTGTGCTCATGGGTGCGGGGCTGACGACCGCGACAGTGTCGGGCCTGTTCCCGATCGTGCTGGGCGGATCCACCCTGCAGAGCGCAAAGTTCGAGTTCCTGCTGCCCGTGTTCGGGGAGGTCAAGTTCACGACCGTCATCGTCTTCGATATCGGCGTCTACCTCGTCGTCTTCGGGCTCGTGCTCGAGATCCTGCGGTCCCTGGGCGCGGAGGTTGATCGCCACGGCGAGGTCGAGGGTCTCGATGATGATGGTTCCGTCACCCCCACGCCCCAAGCGGACCGTCGAAAGGA